A single region of the Eleginops maclovinus isolate JMC-PN-2008 ecotype Puerto Natales chromosome 4, JC_Emac_rtc_rv5, whole genome shotgun sequence genome encodes:
- the coro2ba gene encoding coronin-2B isoform X2, with protein sequence MTVTKMSWRPTYRSSKFRNVYGKVGNREHCFDGIPITKNVHDNHFCAVNSKFLAVVTESAGGGSFIVIPVPQSGRLDSHYPKVCGHQGNVLDIKWNPFFENIIASCSEDTSVRVWEIPEGGLRRNMTEAVLELYGHSRRVGVIEWHPTSSGILFSAGYDYKILIWNLEIGEPVKMIDCHTDVILSMSFNTDGSLLATSCKDKKLRVIEPRSGAVLQQASCKNHRVNRVVFLGNMKRLLTTGVSRWNTRQIALWDQEDLSMPIVEEDIDGLSGLLFPFYDADTHMLYLAGKGDGNIRYFEITTEKPYLQYLMEFRSPAPQKGLGVMPKHGLDVGACEVFRFYKLVTLKGLIEPISMIVPRRSDTYQEDIYPMTAGTEPALSASEWLSGINRDPVLMSLKEGYQRPNQLVFKAPVKEKKSVVVNGIDLLENVPPRTENELLRMFFRQQDELRRLKEELTTKDVRIRQLELELNNLKNVSPNNV encoded by the exons ATGTCATGGCGTCCAACCTACCGAAGCTCCAAGTTTCGAAATGTCTACGGAAAAGTAGGCAACCGGGAGCACTGCTTCGACGGTATCCCCATCACCAAGAACGTCCATGACAACCACTTCTGTGCCGTCAACTCCAAGTTCCTGGCAGTCGTCACCGAGAGTGCCGGCGGCGGCTCTTTCATCGTCATACCTGTGCCCCAG tcTGGCCGCCTAGACTCACATTACCCAAAAGTGTGTGGCCACCAAGGCAATGTGCTGGATATCAAGTGGAATCCTTTCTTTGAAAACATCATAGCCTCCTGCTCAGAGGATACTTCG GTGCGAGTATGGGAGATCCCAGAGGGCGGTCTGAGGCGCAACATGACGGAGGCGGTGCTGGAGCTGTACGGCCACAGCAGGCGGGTGGGTGTGATTGAGTGGCACCCCACCAGCAGCGGCATTCTCTTCAGCGCCGGCTATGACTACAAG ATCCTGATCTGGAACCTGGAGATCGGAGAGCCGGTGAAAATGATCGACTGCCACACTGACGTTATCCTTAGCATGTCCTTCAACACTGACGGCAGCCTGCTGGCCACCAGCTGCAAAGACAAGAAGCTGCGAGTCATTGAGCCGCGCTCCGGGGCCGTCCTTCAG CAAGCCAGCTGTAAGAACCACCGCGTGAACCGGGTGGTGTTTCTGGGCAACATGAAGCGACTGCTCACCACAGGGGTCTCACGCTGGAACACCCGGCAGATCGCTCTCTGGGACCAG gAGGATTTGTCTATGCCAATTGTGGAGGAGGACATAGATGGCCTCTCAGGGCTGTTGTTTCCTTTCTAtgatgctgacacacacatgttgtaCCTGGCAGGCAAG GGCGACGGCAACATCCGGTACTTTGAGATTACCACAGAGAAGCCATACTTACAATACCTAATGGAGTTCCGGTCCCCGGCGCCGCAGAAAGGACTCG GTGTGATGCCGAAGCACGGGCTGGACGTGGGAGCGTGCGAGGTTTTCCGCTTCTACAAGCTTGTCACCCTGAAGGGTTTGATCGAACCCATCTCGATGATTGTACCGAGGAGG TCGGACACATACCAGGAGGACATCTACCCCATGACCGCGGGAACAGAACCTGCGCTGTCTGCAAGCGAATGGCTGAGCGGCATTAATAGAG ACCCAGTCTTGATGTCCCTGAAGGAGGGTTACCAGCGACCAAACCAGTTAGTGTTCAAGGCCCCAGTGAAGGAAAAGAAGAGTGTGGTAGTGAATGGGATCGACCTGCTAGAGAATGTACCACCCAGGACAGAGAACGAG CTCCTGAGGATGTTCTTTCGGCAGCAGGATGAATTGCGGCGGCTGAAGGAGGAGCTGACCACCAAGGATGTGCGAATACgccagctggagctggagctcaACAACCTGAAGAACGTTAGCCCCAACAACGTCTGA
- the coro2ba gene encoding coronin-2B isoform X3, with the protein MSWRPTYRSSKFRNVYGKVGNREHCFDGIPITKNVHDNHFCAVNSKFLAVVTESAGGGSFIVIPVPQSGRLDSHYPKVCGHQGNVLDIKWNPFFENIIASCSEDTSVRVWEIPEGGLRRNMTEAVLELYGHSRRVGVIEWHPTSSGILFSAGYDYKILIWNLEIGEPVKMIDCHTDVILSMSFNTDGSLLATSCKDKKLRVIEPRSGAVLQQASCKNHRVNRVVFLGNMKRLLTTGVSRWNTRQIALWDQEDLSMPIVEEDIDGLSGLLFPFYDADTHMLYLAGKGDGNIRYFEITTEKPYLQYLMEFRSPAPQKGLGVMPKHGLDVGACEVFRFYKLVTLKGLIEPISMIVPRRSDTYQEDIYPMTAGTEPALSASEWLSGINRDPVLMSLKEGYQRPNQLVFKAPVKEKKSVVVNGIDLLENVPPRTENELLRMFFRQQDELRRLKEELTTKDVRIRQLELELNNLKNVSPNNV; encoded by the exons ATGTCATGGCGTCCAACCTACCGAAGCTCCAAGTTTCGAAATGTCTACGGAAAAGTAGGCAACCGGGAGCACTGCTTCGACGGTATCCCCATCACCAAGAACGTCCATGACAACCACTTCTGTGCCGTCAACTCCAAGTTCCTGGCAGTCGTCACCGAGAGTGCCGGCGGCGGCTCTTTCATCGTCATACCTGTGCCCCAG tcTGGCCGCCTAGACTCACATTACCCAAAAGTGTGTGGCCACCAAGGCAATGTGCTGGATATCAAGTGGAATCCTTTCTTTGAAAACATCATAGCCTCCTGCTCAGAGGATACTTCG GTGCGAGTATGGGAGATCCCAGAGGGCGGTCTGAGGCGCAACATGACGGAGGCGGTGCTGGAGCTGTACGGCCACAGCAGGCGGGTGGGTGTGATTGAGTGGCACCCCACCAGCAGCGGCATTCTCTTCAGCGCCGGCTATGACTACAAG ATCCTGATCTGGAACCTGGAGATCGGAGAGCCGGTGAAAATGATCGACTGCCACACTGACGTTATCCTTAGCATGTCCTTCAACACTGACGGCAGCCTGCTGGCCACCAGCTGCAAAGACAAGAAGCTGCGAGTCATTGAGCCGCGCTCCGGGGCCGTCCTTCAG CAAGCCAGCTGTAAGAACCACCGCGTGAACCGGGTGGTGTTTCTGGGCAACATGAAGCGACTGCTCACCACAGGGGTCTCACGCTGGAACACCCGGCAGATCGCTCTCTGGGACCAG gAGGATTTGTCTATGCCAATTGTGGAGGAGGACATAGATGGCCTCTCAGGGCTGTTGTTTCCTTTCTAtgatgctgacacacacatgttgtaCCTGGCAGGCAAG GGCGACGGCAACATCCGGTACTTTGAGATTACCACAGAGAAGCCATACTTACAATACCTAATGGAGTTCCGGTCCCCGGCGCCGCAGAAAGGACTCG GTGTGATGCCGAAGCACGGGCTGGACGTGGGAGCGTGCGAGGTTTTCCGCTTCTACAAGCTTGTCACCCTGAAGGGTTTGATCGAACCCATCTCGATGATTGTACCGAGGAGG TCGGACACATACCAGGAGGACATCTACCCCATGACCGCGGGAACAGAACCTGCGCTGTCTGCAAGCGAATGGCTGAGCGGCATTAATAGAG ACCCAGTCTTGATGTCCCTGAAGGAGGGTTACCAGCGACCAAACCAGTTAGTGTTCAAGGCCCCAGTGAAGGAAAAGAAGAGTGTGGTAGTGAATGGGATCGACCTGCTAGAGAATGTACCACCCAGGACAGAGAACGAG CTCCTGAGGATGTTCTTTCGGCAGCAGGATGAATTGCGGCGGCTGAAGGAGGAGCTGACCACCAAGGATGTGCGAATACgccagctggagctggagctcaACAACCTGAAGAACGTTAGCCCCAACAACGTCTGA
- the coro2ba gene encoding coronin-2B isoform X1 → MNEHPCKESSRQMSWRPTYRSSKFRNVYGKVGNREHCFDGIPITKNVHDNHFCAVNSKFLAVVTESAGGGSFIVIPVPQSGRLDSHYPKVCGHQGNVLDIKWNPFFENIIASCSEDTSVRVWEIPEGGLRRNMTEAVLELYGHSRRVGVIEWHPTSSGILFSAGYDYKILIWNLEIGEPVKMIDCHTDVILSMSFNTDGSLLATSCKDKKLRVIEPRSGAVLQQASCKNHRVNRVVFLGNMKRLLTTGVSRWNTRQIALWDQEDLSMPIVEEDIDGLSGLLFPFYDADTHMLYLAGKGDGNIRYFEITTEKPYLQYLMEFRSPAPQKGLGVMPKHGLDVGACEVFRFYKLVTLKGLIEPISMIVPRRSDTYQEDIYPMTAGTEPALSASEWLSGINRDPVLMSLKEGYQRPNQLVFKAPVKEKKSVVVNGIDLLENVPPRTENELLRMFFRQQDELRRLKEELTTKDVRIRQLELELNNLKNVSPNNV, encoded by the exons ATGAATGAGCATCCTTGTAAAGAGAGCTCAAGGCAG ATGTCATGGCGTCCAACCTACCGAAGCTCCAAGTTTCGAAATGTCTACGGAAAAGTAGGCAACCGGGAGCACTGCTTCGACGGTATCCCCATCACCAAGAACGTCCATGACAACCACTTCTGTGCCGTCAACTCCAAGTTCCTGGCAGTCGTCACCGAGAGTGCCGGCGGCGGCTCTTTCATCGTCATACCTGTGCCCCAG tcTGGCCGCCTAGACTCACATTACCCAAAAGTGTGTGGCCACCAAGGCAATGTGCTGGATATCAAGTGGAATCCTTTCTTTGAAAACATCATAGCCTCCTGCTCAGAGGATACTTCG GTGCGAGTATGGGAGATCCCAGAGGGCGGTCTGAGGCGCAACATGACGGAGGCGGTGCTGGAGCTGTACGGCCACAGCAGGCGGGTGGGTGTGATTGAGTGGCACCCCACCAGCAGCGGCATTCTCTTCAGCGCCGGCTATGACTACAAG ATCCTGATCTGGAACCTGGAGATCGGAGAGCCGGTGAAAATGATCGACTGCCACACTGACGTTATCCTTAGCATGTCCTTCAACACTGACGGCAGCCTGCTGGCCACCAGCTGCAAAGACAAGAAGCTGCGAGTCATTGAGCCGCGCTCCGGGGCCGTCCTTCAG CAAGCCAGCTGTAAGAACCACCGCGTGAACCGGGTGGTGTTTCTGGGCAACATGAAGCGACTGCTCACCACAGGGGTCTCACGCTGGAACACCCGGCAGATCGCTCTCTGGGACCAG gAGGATTTGTCTATGCCAATTGTGGAGGAGGACATAGATGGCCTCTCAGGGCTGTTGTTTCCTTTCTAtgatgctgacacacacatgttgtaCCTGGCAGGCAAG GGCGACGGCAACATCCGGTACTTTGAGATTACCACAGAGAAGCCATACTTACAATACCTAATGGAGTTCCGGTCCCCGGCGCCGCAGAAAGGACTCG GTGTGATGCCGAAGCACGGGCTGGACGTGGGAGCGTGCGAGGTTTTCCGCTTCTACAAGCTTGTCACCCTGAAGGGTTTGATCGAACCCATCTCGATGATTGTACCGAGGAGG TCGGACACATACCAGGAGGACATCTACCCCATGACCGCGGGAACAGAACCTGCGCTGTCTGCAAGCGAATGGCTGAGCGGCATTAATAGAG ACCCAGTCTTGATGTCCCTGAAGGAGGGTTACCAGCGACCAAACCAGTTAGTGTTCAAGGCCCCAGTGAAGGAAAAGAAGAGTGTGGTAGTGAATGGGATCGACCTGCTAGAGAATGTACCACCCAGGACAGAGAACGAG CTCCTGAGGATGTTCTTTCGGCAGCAGGATGAATTGCGGCGGCTGAAGGAGGAGCTGACCACCAAGGATGTGCGAATACgccagctggagctggagctcaACAACCTGAAGAACGTTAGCCCCAACAACGTCTGA